The proteins below come from a single Vanacampus margaritifer isolate UIUO_Vmar chromosome 10, RoL_Vmar_1.0, whole genome shotgun sequence genomic window:
- the LOC144058703 gene encoding protocadherin gamma-C5-like isoform X2 gives MDSRQRKRPGGGSQLSRLCCFLACLSSASAQLSYSVSEELSPGSIVGNVAKDLGLSTQGIVQRGLRVMSESGTQYFEVRQASGDLVIKQQIDREQMCELSSSCSLHLQILLSDPLEIQRVVVDIVDVNDNAPKFSTSSVSLEVSEAAAQGTRFRLESAHDPDVGTNSLRTYHLAENDFFILNVETKSDGSKFPELVVDKLLDREAQASFELLLTAVDGGQPQKSGSTLLLIKILDVNDNAPIFEESVNKVSLLENVALGTLVTKLNATDADSSRNGEISFMFSKYTPERVVKLFTVDTKSGEIRVNGEVDYEKATSYHITMQARDGGSPAMEGSCNVIVDIIDVNDNVPEVTLTSLTSPIREDSAPETVIALISARDLDSGKNGEVSLSIPQGLPFKLNSAFGMHYSLTTAGPLDREAQSEYKVVIKATDGGSPPLSSQTNFVVKLSDVNDNAPTFSQNSYSVDIPENNAPSTPITAVSATDPDLGDNARITYSILPSMVQGSSISSYVYINPESGHIFSMRSLDHEQLKAFRIEVQARDAGTPPRTANVTVHVFVVDVNDNTPMIVHPAFPQDKGLQLSVPPSAGPGYLINKLVGVDADSGHNAWLFYSIVPGPHAGMFRIGAHSGDLRTARKWAEEEEGSTYDIVVIIQDNGEPPKSSWVNITITVDEKAAVDDALARPHHTPFSPHSGLSDITLYLIISLACVSGVSFITFAVLMVRCLRHRGNGVGDSDCCYCCYDNHRSGRYHQRPSKDLHLQLNTDGPIRYMEVVGGPQDPHTRTYRPCYSTLSSRSDFVFMKTPMLSHNNTLNTTLSRKHLMNSAGEQKPPNNDWRFNQGPRPGPSGPHMPYGTQIRWTPQSGTRAAGGPEVAMGTGPWPQPPTEAEQLQALMAAANVSEATGTLGPGTMGLSTRYSPQFTLQHVPDYRQNVYIPGSTATLTSNPQQQQQQQAMAQQAGQQALPPPQPGQPEPPKAAQTPASKKKSTKKEKK, from the exons ATGGACTCCAGGCAGAGGAAGCGCCCCGGAGGAGGGAGCCAGCTGTCGCGGCTCTGCTGCTTTCTAGCCTGCCTCTCCTCTGCCTCCGCCCAGCTCAGCTACTCCGTGTCGGAGGAGCTCAGTCCGGGGTCCATCGTGGGGAACGTCGCTAAAGATCTAGGCTTGAGCACGCAGGGGATTGTCCAAAGGGGGCTGCGGGTGATGTCCGAATCGGGCACTCAGTATTTTGAGGTGAGGCAAGCTAGCGGAGATTTGGTGattaaacagcagattgacagaGAGCAGATGTGCGAGTTGAGCTCGTCGTGCTCACTACATCTTCAGATACTTTTGTCGGATCCTTTGGAGATTCAGCGGGTCGTAGTGGACATTGTGGACGTGAACGACAACGCTCCGAAGTTTTCAACTAGCAGCGTGTCTTTGGAGGTGTCTGAGGCCGCCGCACAAGGCACAAGGTTCCGCTTGGAGAGTGCGCACGATCCAGACGTGGGTACCAACTCATTACGCACATACCACCTCgcagaaaatgacttttttataTTGAATGTTGAGACTAAAAGTGACGGCAGCAAGTTTCCAGAGCTTGTGGTGGACAAATTGCTTGACAGGGAGGCGCAGGCCTCCTTTGAGCTGCTGCTTACGGCTGTGGATGGGGGGCAGCCGCAAAAATCAGGCTCAACGCTGCTTCTCATTAAAATTTTGGATGTAAACGACAACGCACCTATTTTTGAGGAGTCTGTCAACAAAGTCAGCCTGTTAGAGAATGTCGCACTGGGCACTTTAGTGACGAAATTGAACGCCACGGACGCGGATTCAAGTCGCAATGGAGAAATATCATTCATGTTTAGTAAATACACGCCAGAGCGTGTCGTTAAACTTTTCACCGTGGACACGAAGAGTGGGGAGATTCGTGTGAACGGCGAGGTGGATTACGAGAAAGCTACATCCTATCACATCACAATGCAGGCCCGAGATGGCGGTTCCCCAGCGATGGAGGGCTCCTGCAACGTCATCGTGGACATCATAGATGTCAACGACAACGTGCCAGAGGTCACGTTGACGTCACTCACAAGCCCCATCCGAGAAGACTCCGCCCCTGAGACGGTGATAGCTCTCATCAGTGCTCGGGATCTGGACTCGGGCAAGAACGGGGAGGTTAGTTTAAGCATTCCGCAAGGTCTGCCATTCAAACTCAACTCAGCCTTTGGCATGCACTACAGCCTCACCACAGCTGGGCCCCTCGACCGTGAGGCCCAGTCCGAGTACAAGGTGGTCATCAAGGCCACTGACGGCGGCTCTCCCCCCCTGTCGTCGCAAACCAACTTCGTGGTGAAGCTCTCTGACGTCAACGACAACGCCCCCACCTTCTCCCAAAACTCCTACTCGGTCGACATCCCTGAGAATAACGCCCCGAGCACCCCCATCACAGCTGTCTCAGCAACCGACCCGGACCTGGGGGACAATGCCCGCATCACTTACTCCATTCTTCCCAGCATGGTCCAGGGCTCATCCATCTCCTCCTATGTCTACATTAACCCAGAGAGCGGCCACATCTTCAGCATGCGTTCCTTGGATCACGAGCAGCTCAAGGCTTTCCGCATTGAGGTCCAGGCCCGGGATGCCGGGACACCCCCCAGGACCGCCAACGTCACCGTCCATGTGTTTGTGGTGGATGTGAACGACAACACACCCATGATTGTCCACCCTGCGTTTCCACAAGACAAAGGACTGCAGCTGAGTGTGCCCCCGTCTGCTGGCCCAGGGTATCTCATAAACAAACTTGTGGGGGTGGATGCCGACAGCGGGCACAATGCCTGGTTGTTTTACTCCATCGTCCCCGGGCCGCATGCTGGCATGTTCCGTATCGGGGCGCACTCTGGCGACCTGCGCACAGCCCGCAAGTGGGCCGAGGAGGAAGAAGGTTCCACTTATGACATTGTGGTCATCATCCAAGACAATGGCGAGCCGCCAAAGTCCAGCTGGGTGAATATCACAATCACCGTGGACGAGAAGGCCGCAGTGGATGACGCTCTGGCGAGACCTCACCACACGCCGTTCTCCCCGCATAGCGGGTTGTCGGACATCACCTTGTACCTCATCATCTCTCTCGCCTGTGTGTCAGGTGTGTCTTTTATCACTTTTGCCGTCCTCATGGTGCGTTGCTTGAGGCACCGCGGAAACGGGGTGGGCGACTCCGACTGCTGCTACTGTTGCTACGATAACCACCGGTCCGGCCGCTACCACCAAAGGCCCAGCAAGGACCTGCACCTGCAGCTCAACACGGACGGGCCCATCCGATACATGGAGGTGGTGGGAGGCCCCCAGGATCCGCACACACGCACTTACAGACCCTGCTACTCCACCTTATCTAGCAGGAGTGATTTTGTGTTCATGAAGACACCCATGCTGAGTCACAACAACACGCTGAACACTACACTCAGCAGGAAGCACCTTATGAACTCGGCCGGTGAG CAAAAGCCCCCCAACAATGACTGGCGTTTTAACCAGGGACCAAGACCAGGACCCAGCGG TCCCCACATGCCATACGGTACACAAATAAGATGGACGCCGCAGAGTGGGACAAG GGCTGCCGGAGGACCCGAGGTTGCCATGGGAACCGGCCCCTGGCCCCAACCCCCAACTGAAGCTGAGCAGCTCCAAGCCCTGATGGCTGCGGCTAATG TGAGCGAGGCAACCGGCACCCTGGGACCCGGCACGATGGGCCTGAGCACCCGCTACAGCCCCCAGTTCACCCTGCAGCACGTGCCTGACTACCGGCAGAACGTCTACATCCCGGGCAGCACGGCCACGCTGACCTCCAAcccccagcagcagcagcagcagcaggccaTGGCCCAGCAGGCCGGCCAGCAGGCCCTGCCCCCGCCCCAGCCGGGCCAGCCCGAACCCCCGAAAGCCGCCCAGACCCCCGCCTCCAAGAAGAAGTCCaccaagaaggagaagaagtag
- the LOC144058703 gene encoding protocadherin gamma-C5-like isoform X10: MDSRQRKRPGGGSQLSRLCCFLACLSSASAQLSYSVSEELSPGSIVGNVAKDLGLSTQGIVQRGLRVMSESGTQYFEVRQASGDLVIKQQIDREQMCELSSSCSLHLQILLSDPLEIQRVVVDIVDVNDNAPKFSTSSVSLEVSEAAAQGTRFRLESAHDPDVGTNSLRTYHLAENDFFILNVETKSDGSKFPELVVDKLLDREAQASFELLLTAVDGGQPQKSGSTLLLIKILDVNDNAPIFEESVNKVSLLENVALGTLVTKLNATDADSSRNGEISFMFSKYTPERVVKLFTVDTKSGEIRVNGEVDYEKATSYHITMQARDGGSPAMEGSCNVIVDIIDVNDNVPEVTLTSLTSPIREDSAPETVIALISARDLDSGKNGEVSLSIPQGLPFKLNSAFGMHYSLTTAGPLDREAQSEYKVVIKATDGGSPPLSSQTNFVVKLSDVNDNAPTFSQNSYSVDIPENNAPSTPITAVSATDPDLGDNARITYSILPSMVQGSSISSYVYINPESGHIFSMRSLDHEQLKAFRIEVQARDAGTPPRTANVTVHVFVVDVNDNTPMIVHPAFPQDKGLQLSVPPSAGPGYLINKLVGVDADSGHNAWLFYSIVPGPHAGMFRIGAHSGDLRTARKWAEEEEGSTYDIVVIIQDNGEPPKSSWVNITITVDEKAAVDDALARPHHTPFSPHSGLSDITLYLIISLACVSGVSFITFAVLMVRCLRHRGNGVGDSDCCYCCYDNHRSGRYHQRPSKDLHLQLNTDGPIRYMEVVGGPQDPHTRTYRPCYSTLSSRSDFVFMKTPMLSHNNTLNTTLSRKHLMNSAGEQKPPNNDWRFNQGPRPGPSGAAGGPEVAMGTGPWPQPPTEAEQLQALMAAANVSEATGTLGPGTMGLSTRYSPQFTLQHVPDYRQNVYIPGSTATLTSNPQQQQQQQAMAQQAGQQALPPPQPGQPEPPKAAQTPASKKKSTKKEKK; the protein is encoded by the exons ATGGACTCCAGGCAGAGGAAGCGCCCCGGAGGAGGGAGCCAGCTGTCGCGGCTCTGCTGCTTTCTAGCCTGCCTCTCCTCTGCCTCCGCCCAGCTCAGCTACTCCGTGTCGGAGGAGCTCAGTCCGGGGTCCATCGTGGGGAACGTCGCTAAAGATCTAGGCTTGAGCACGCAGGGGATTGTCCAAAGGGGGCTGCGGGTGATGTCCGAATCGGGCACTCAGTATTTTGAGGTGAGGCAAGCTAGCGGAGATTTGGTGattaaacagcagattgacagaGAGCAGATGTGCGAGTTGAGCTCGTCGTGCTCACTACATCTTCAGATACTTTTGTCGGATCCTTTGGAGATTCAGCGGGTCGTAGTGGACATTGTGGACGTGAACGACAACGCTCCGAAGTTTTCAACTAGCAGCGTGTCTTTGGAGGTGTCTGAGGCCGCCGCACAAGGCACAAGGTTCCGCTTGGAGAGTGCGCACGATCCAGACGTGGGTACCAACTCATTACGCACATACCACCTCgcagaaaatgacttttttataTTGAATGTTGAGACTAAAAGTGACGGCAGCAAGTTTCCAGAGCTTGTGGTGGACAAATTGCTTGACAGGGAGGCGCAGGCCTCCTTTGAGCTGCTGCTTACGGCTGTGGATGGGGGGCAGCCGCAAAAATCAGGCTCAACGCTGCTTCTCATTAAAATTTTGGATGTAAACGACAACGCACCTATTTTTGAGGAGTCTGTCAACAAAGTCAGCCTGTTAGAGAATGTCGCACTGGGCACTTTAGTGACGAAATTGAACGCCACGGACGCGGATTCAAGTCGCAATGGAGAAATATCATTCATGTTTAGTAAATACACGCCAGAGCGTGTCGTTAAACTTTTCACCGTGGACACGAAGAGTGGGGAGATTCGTGTGAACGGCGAGGTGGATTACGAGAAAGCTACATCCTATCACATCACAATGCAGGCCCGAGATGGCGGTTCCCCAGCGATGGAGGGCTCCTGCAACGTCATCGTGGACATCATAGATGTCAACGACAACGTGCCAGAGGTCACGTTGACGTCACTCACAAGCCCCATCCGAGAAGACTCCGCCCCTGAGACGGTGATAGCTCTCATCAGTGCTCGGGATCTGGACTCGGGCAAGAACGGGGAGGTTAGTTTAAGCATTCCGCAAGGTCTGCCATTCAAACTCAACTCAGCCTTTGGCATGCACTACAGCCTCACCACAGCTGGGCCCCTCGACCGTGAGGCCCAGTCCGAGTACAAGGTGGTCATCAAGGCCACTGACGGCGGCTCTCCCCCCCTGTCGTCGCAAACCAACTTCGTGGTGAAGCTCTCTGACGTCAACGACAACGCCCCCACCTTCTCCCAAAACTCCTACTCGGTCGACATCCCTGAGAATAACGCCCCGAGCACCCCCATCACAGCTGTCTCAGCAACCGACCCGGACCTGGGGGACAATGCCCGCATCACTTACTCCATTCTTCCCAGCATGGTCCAGGGCTCATCCATCTCCTCCTATGTCTACATTAACCCAGAGAGCGGCCACATCTTCAGCATGCGTTCCTTGGATCACGAGCAGCTCAAGGCTTTCCGCATTGAGGTCCAGGCCCGGGATGCCGGGACACCCCCCAGGACCGCCAACGTCACCGTCCATGTGTTTGTGGTGGATGTGAACGACAACACACCCATGATTGTCCACCCTGCGTTTCCACAAGACAAAGGACTGCAGCTGAGTGTGCCCCCGTCTGCTGGCCCAGGGTATCTCATAAACAAACTTGTGGGGGTGGATGCCGACAGCGGGCACAATGCCTGGTTGTTTTACTCCATCGTCCCCGGGCCGCATGCTGGCATGTTCCGTATCGGGGCGCACTCTGGCGACCTGCGCACAGCCCGCAAGTGGGCCGAGGAGGAAGAAGGTTCCACTTATGACATTGTGGTCATCATCCAAGACAATGGCGAGCCGCCAAAGTCCAGCTGGGTGAATATCACAATCACCGTGGACGAGAAGGCCGCAGTGGATGACGCTCTGGCGAGACCTCACCACACGCCGTTCTCCCCGCATAGCGGGTTGTCGGACATCACCTTGTACCTCATCATCTCTCTCGCCTGTGTGTCAGGTGTGTCTTTTATCACTTTTGCCGTCCTCATGGTGCGTTGCTTGAGGCACCGCGGAAACGGGGTGGGCGACTCCGACTGCTGCTACTGTTGCTACGATAACCACCGGTCCGGCCGCTACCACCAAAGGCCCAGCAAGGACCTGCACCTGCAGCTCAACACGGACGGGCCCATCCGATACATGGAGGTGGTGGGAGGCCCCCAGGATCCGCACACACGCACTTACAGACCCTGCTACTCCACCTTATCTAGCAGGAGTGATTTTGTGTTCATGAAGACACCCATGCTGAGTCACAACAACACGCTGAACACTACACTCAGCAGGAAGCACCTTATGAACTCGGCCGGTGAG CAAAAGCCCCCCAACAATGACTGGCGTTTTAACCAGGGACCAAGACCAGGACCCAGCGG GGCTGCCGGAGGACCCGAGGTTGCCATGGGAACCGGCCCCTGGCCCCAACCCCCAACTGAAGCTGAGCAGCTCCAAGCCCTGATGGCTGCGGCTAATG TGAGCGAGGCAACCGGCACCCTGGGACCCGGCACGATGGGCCTGAGCACCCGCTACAGCCCCCAGTTCACCCTGCAGCACGTGCCTGACTACCGGCAGAACGTCTACATCCCGGGCAGCACGGCCACGCTGACCTCCAAcccccagcagcagcagcagcagcaggccaTGGCCCAGCAGGCCGGCCAGCAGGCCCTGCCCCCGCCCCAGCCGGGCCAGCCCGAACCCCCGAAAGCCGCCCAGACCCCCGCCTCCAAGAAGAAGTCCaccaagaaggagaagaagtag